A region from the Bactrocera dorsalis isolate Fly_Bdor chromosome 1, ASM2337382v1, whole genome shotgun sequence genome encodes:
- the LOC105223759 gene encoding methionine aminopeptidase 1D, mitochondrial isoform X6 — protein sequence MRFYVTLHTAGTSTGEIDAFAHDQIISAGGYPSPFRYAGFPKSVCTSVNNVACHGIPNERQLVDGDIINVDITVYLNGCHGDCSKTFLVGNVDDLGVYLVKSAEECVQHCINICKPGTPFNAIGRYITDFCNIKKLNVIPAFAGHGLGKSFHEPPEILHYYNSEPGFMRTGMVFTIEPILSLGKPNVNVMEDGWTAVSVDGMRSAQFEHTILITQNGSEALTEIN from the exons gCAGGTACATCAACTGGTGAAATCGATGCTTTTGCACATGATCAGATAATTTCTGCAGGAGGCTACCCATCTCCTTTTCGTTATGCTGGATTTCCAAAATCTGTATGCACGTCAGTTAACAATGTGGCTTGCCATGGAATACCGAACGAAAGACAATTGGTCGATGGAGACATAATAAATGTTGACATCACCGTATATTTGAATGGCTGTCATGGAGATTGCTCTAAAACATTTCTAGTGGGAAACGTTGACGATTTGGGAGTATATTTGGTAAAGTCAGCAGAGGAATGTGTACAGCATTgcattaatatatgtaaaccTGGAACCCCATTTAATGCAATCGGCAGATATATAACAGACTTctgcaatataaaaaaattgaatgtgatACCAGCATTTGCTGGCCATGGACTTGGGAAATCATTTCATGAACCACCGGAAATATTgcattatt ATAATTCTGAACCTGGCTTTATGCGTACAGGAATGGTATTTACAATTGAGCCCATACTTAGTCTTGGTAAGCCCAACGTAAATGTAATGGAAGATGGCTGGACCGCAGTTTCTGTCGACGGTATGCGAAGCGCACAATTTGAACACACTATTCTTATAACACAAAATGGGAGTGAGGCGTTgacagaaataaattaa
- the LOC125777749 gene encoding uncharacterized protein LOC125777749 has translation MAQSPEFSALQAIVVDLQRRFAEAHLGPAPIEEAKDEVCIYNDPKEVDLNLFKSAINIFSGDYQEYRNWRRLAITLMNNVKQFRGQNIYTEALILIRGKITGKAAQILINNNTKLNFDEIIDRLDNSYADQRPLYVLEEDIMNIRQENKPLHVYFDHLNQALNTVLSKIEMQHKNENVINALSQEIQLKAVRTFIAGLRSAATKNALYSRACTNIMEAYGIARTMQHDSQYHQLEYIPRVSQMRQPMMQGYQQLQQYQQQRQPPVEPMDVDSSGRFRRHAQHTQRNQQQEYPQRQLPPQQRPNHPFRQVVQNFGQQFKRSRDETSLAPQSKAQRVNQIKEGEDEDAGSLYNEVSSVNYTSNKQKHFFIRHHGLPTLRRTAPDGRYVYILIDTGATSSYVSKDYPFAERIRLDKPIKFNTLHGTSVVTHKREINLVGFDLDFYETADLKEFDILLGGDALRKMKARIDLFDYSATFEQENTLQNRNQERINYTIGNKTYEKEIHELMKNNYNNEILPFTTTIQAEIRTETQEPVWVRQYPYSYADQDFVKQEIEKLLNNNIIKESKSPYNSPIWTVSKKGLDEEGKSKKRMVTDFQKLNKQTIADRYPIPDITMTLQNLGKARYFTTLDLESEFHQILIKPEDREKNSLLGKWS, from the coding sequence atgGCTCAATCACCAGAATTCTCAGCTCTCCAAGCCATCGTGGTAGATTTACAACGCAGATTCGCCGAAGCTCACCTAGGACCAGCTCCCATAGAGGAAGCCAAGGACGAAGTTTGTATCTACAATGATCCAAAGGAGGTAGACTTAAACCTCTTCAAATCAGCCATAAACATATTCAGCGGAGACTATCAGGAATATCGTAACTGGAGAAGATTAGCTATTACATTAATGAATAATGTAAAACAATTCCGTGGACAAAATATCTACACGGAAGCATTAATATTAATTCGAGGAAAGATAACTGGGAAAGCGGCCCAGATACTcatcaacaataacacaaaGTTAAACTTTGATGAAATAATAGACAGACTGGATAACTCCTATGCAGATCAGCGACCACTGTATGTCCTGGAGGAAGACATAATGAATATACGTCAAGAAAACAAACCTCTTCACGTGTACTTCGATCACCTTAATCAGGCATTAAACACTGTATTATCCAAAATAGAAATGCAGCACAAAAATGAGAACGTGATCAATGCGTTATCACAAGAGATACAACTGAAAGCAGTCAGGACATTCATCGCGGGACTAAGAAGTGCAGCAACTAAAAATGCACTGTACTCCAGAGCCTGCACCAACATCATGGAAGCATATGGTATCGCGAGAACCATGCAACATGACTCACAATATCATCAGCTAGAATATATACCACGGGTATCACAGATGAGGCAACCCATGATGCAAGGATACCAACAGTTACAGCAGTATCAACAGCAAAGACAACCACCAGTCGAACCTATGGATGTAGACTCATCAGGACGATTCCGTAGGCATGCACAGCATACGCAAAGAAATCAACAACAAGAATATCCTCAGCGACAGCTGCCGCCTCAACAAAGACCCAATCATCCATTCAGGCAAGTTGTACAAAACTTTGGCCAACAGTTCAAGCGATCACGGGATGAGACATCACTCGCACCACAAAGTAAGGCCCAACGAGTGAACCAGATCAAAGAAGGTGAAGACGAGGATGCAGGATCTTTATATAATGAGGTATCTAGCGTCAATTATACTAGTAACAaacagaaacatttttttataaggcATCACGGTCTTCCAACACTCCGACGTACTGCACCAGACGGAAGATACGTGTATATACTAATAGATACAGGTGCCACGAGTAGTTATGTAAGTAAAGACTATCCATTTGCAGAAAGGATAAGACTAGATaaaccaataaaatttaatacactACATGGAACTTCAGTAGTAACACATAAAAGAGAAATTAACTTAGTAGGGTTTGATTTGGATTTTTATGAAACCGCAGATCTAAAAGAATTCGACATACTATTAGGGGGAGACGCCTTACGTAAAATGAAAGCTAGAATAGATCTGTTTGACTACTCGGCAACATTTGAACAGGAGAATACTCTACAGAATAGGAATCAAGAAAGAATTAATTATACAATAGGGAATAAAACCTATGAAAAAGAAATACACGAGCTAATGaagaataattataataatgagATATTACCGTTTACAACAACGATACAAGCAGAAATTAGGACAGAGACTCAAGAGCCAGTCTGGGTTCGTCAATATCCATACTCTTATGCAGACCAAGATTTCGTAAAgcaagaaatagaaaaattattaaataataacattATTAAAGAAAGCAAGAGTCCATACAACTCACCAATATGGACAGTTTCAAAGAAAGGACTAGACGAAGAAGGAAAATCAAAGAAACGAATGGTGACAGACTTTCAGAAACTGAATAAGCAAACGATCGCAGATAGATATCCAATTCCAGATATAACAATGACGTTACAGAATTTAGGGAAAGCAAGATATTTTACAACACTAGATTTAGAATCTGAATTCcaccaaatattaattaaaccaGAAGATAGGGAAAAAAACAGCCTTCTCGGTAAATGGAGCTAA